AAGTTTAATTGAGCGATGACATGGAAAACGTAGGTTTAGCTATCTGAACATTATTGCGCGTAATAGACGAGCCCCAGCGTGCTTAACTACGACCTGGTCTTCATTTGAAGTAAGACAGGTGCCGCCATTAGTGGGGCAAATATGCAGTGCCGGGAAGCGCACTTGCgaattatgaaaagggtctacAAACCATTTATGCATTGGTTCTTTCTCATTATAGCTGCTGGATGGCCAGAGGGGCAAACATGGCTACTTCTAGAATTTTACTTCAAATATTTCCCTCGGGTTGGCTCATTTAAACATTTCAAAAACACGACGCAAGCTTTCAAGCAAATATCAAAGGACATCGAGGCTGGTCCCGTCACAGCAGAAACACCGGAACAATGTGAGAACAGATACAAGAGCGTAATTAGGTGAAGCTAGGCGGCTTCGGACCATAATAATAGGTGTGGTGCTTCGCCCACCCCTGTGTCTTTTGACGACGAGGTGAAAAACATTGAAAGTATTGATGATAGCATTGAACCGGAGGTAGAAAGAGATGCCTCTGGGGCTATATTCGAAACCTCGCCTGAATCTCCAACGGTGTTGCCGTCACCTCCAAACACCAGTGAGGAAAATAGGACCCAGTCTTCTAATCCTGACACAAAGCCGCGGGTAGGAACTGCACGCCTGGAAcacatgcagtttttttttttttttacggaaatGTGGGCACTTCATCAAGAGAAGAAGTCTCAAAAAGCGGCTAAACgtcaacaaaaagaaaaccagTGAGCTGAAAGACAGGAAGACCTACAGGCGCTTTGTGAAGAGCGGCGCAAAATGCGTAAAGAAAAATGGATATTCTCTGTCAAGCCTTTGGATTTCCAAAATAAAGTGGTAGTTTTATATAGTTAAGCATACCACTCAAACCAAATACTTCGTTACAATGTCTTTTATGTTCTAGTTCGACAAAAAAAACACTACTTTGAGAAAATGTAATGGGCCAACAGGTGCATGGTAAGGACAATTTTTCGCGACCTTGGAGGTCACTTAACAAGTTCAGCTCCTCAGGTGGGCCTTTGGTAAGCATACATTTGCTCACAACTGCATAACACGTAAAGAATTCCTCGTTTCATGGCTGCTGGTTCTGCAACCCCATTTTTATCATCAAATGATGCTAGCCTAGCCATGAAGCAGCAAAATGCAAACAAGTGAGGAGGATCATTAGGAGGATATGACTGGATATGACATTCCAAGCCACGTGATTTTCTGCGTGCTCCACTCACTCTGCTTTTTAAGAGGGAGCAGACATACCTGCTCCTGGCTGCTTTCAACGCAGAAAAAGCGATCTTGCTCTACCAATAGATGACAGTGCCATTACTCCTGTTCGACGATTGAAACGcgccggctctgaagagagcactttcaACGGGCTTTTGAGTGCACCTGCTCTACCAATGGAATTTGCCATTATTGGCGTGAGTAATGTGCTTGGAAAGTAAGGTATGCTGCGCGATCTGCAGATGCAACAGTTACACAcactctattcttttttttttttttcaacttctgcTTCACTGTTCACTGTAGTCGAAGCTGAAGAGGCAACCTAAATTTTAAGCTTTGGTCAGCTGTAACGATTATTTTCATCATAATCACACGGACTGCCGTCTGAAGACCTTGCTACGTTTTTCAGAAATTCCTTGACTGttccccgacttttccaggttttacAAGTTGGTAGACATCGTGCTGGCGCAAAGAAGCAGTGGGTCACAGCTCATTGCACGTCACTCTAAAATAGTGTCACTAAAACTACGCAATGACGTGTCAGTCGCACGAGAGAAAAGTCTCGATAAGAAGAAAGGGCATAAGAAGAAAGGGATAAGAAGAAAGAGGAAAGGGCGATAAGAAGAAAAGGTctcgaaagaagaaagaaacgtatGCTGTGTTTAACATTTGGTAGTGTctattctcccggcaaccgggaTAATTGTTCAAAAAAATTTCTCCCGGCAGTAGCCTCCCATTGGCTCTCATATGTCACGTGACTAACTGCCGGGGAGAACACCCCACCACCCGTTCTGGGACCACCCGTGACCGGACAGACGAAGCCTTGCGTGCGTGACGAGCCCATTCGTACACCTATCTCCGCTCGCAACACGTGCAACGTGTGTTGCTGCTTCGTTGCCGTATTTATTTTGCTCGTGGTGTCTGTTATTTATTACGAGACATCAGACCATCGAGTGTTTTACTAATGCAAGAGGCTGAGGACGGCAAAGTGCAGCTTGCGGTCGGTGATCGCTTCGGCACTTTTGAAGACCTCGAAGCGTGTATCTCCCGCTTCAGTGCAGAAAACTGCGTGCAGTTATGGAAACGGGACGCAAGGACCATTGCGGCGGCGAAAAACCGCGTGGGGAAACTGGCCAGCAAGATGTCGGAGTCACTGAAGTATTACCAGCTTCGATACTGCTGTATCCATGGCGGCGCGAAGTTTATCAGCACCAACAAAGGCGCGCGGAAATCATCGTAAGTAGTTTTATGCGGCTATGCGTGTGCTCTTCATTTGCATTTTGGGTTGAGTTACTGAACTGTGCTGCACTAGTAGGTGGTTCACCTTTTCCGGCACCTTCTACGCCGATGGTGCCGGCATGGTGCAGCCGCGCGTGCCGCTGAGCAGACGAGGTTGCACTTAGGCGTAACTTAAGCAGTGTGTTTTGCCCAGATATTTGCACCTCATAATCTGTGCACGTGTACGGTTTGCCATCGGTGGGTGTTAGTTGAATGAATGGAGTaattaagcaaacaaaaataaggcctgcaccgtctcggcaccttgtcattcgtTTGGGGTGGCGCATtgtgcctgcaccactgaactcgcgttgcacattttctcaactcaacttctcgtgcacagccgTGAAGCGGTTCCGATCGCTGCAGGTGATTCGAACGGACCTCTAGTATTTGCGAACCGTCTACCACTTAAAAGAATAGCCTTGAAAGCCAAAACCTCATATACGAAAAAATGCACGCGACGCGACGTAGAACACCTTCGCGCAAGTGCTCGCATGCATACGCAAATCGCAAACCCGGCGAGTcatcactgttgctggcatgagagCGTCTTCCCGTAACAAAAGTGGCACGTCGTTAAACTGTTAAACTTGCCTATTCATGAGCCGCTATTGGAATTTCGCCCTTGTAATGCATATACTATTTCTATTTTCTTTCCCCCATTCTTTTTAGGACATTCAAACGGGACTGCAGCTTCAATATCTACATTGCTGCGGAGAAGGAAGGAAAGTTCCTGGAAGTGAGGTCACTCGACTTGACACACAATCATCCCGTTGACCAGGAACTTTTTCGGCATTTACCTCAACAGAGAAGGTTGGCACCAGAGCTTCAAAACAAGGCTCGTGAGCTGATGAAAATGAAGGCCCACAAGATGATGGTGAGAGAACAAATGGAGAAGGAGAGTGGTAGTGCTGTTCTTCTCAAGGACTTGTCAAATATTGCAGCCAAACATAGACTGTTGCAACCAAGGAATGATTTGCCCGAAGTTGTACGCATGCTTCAAGAGAAGCACAACGCAACAGTACGTTTGCTTACAGATGAAAACCATGAGCTCCAGGCTGTCTACTTTCAAGATGATGTGATGAAAATTCATTTCGGTGCTGGCCTGAAGTCATCTTTATCGACGCTACATACAAGTTGTTAGAGACAAGAATGTCTTGCTTTCTTGTCATCATTGAGAATGGTAATGGAGAGAGTGAAATTGTCGCTGTTGGGTTGTTTTCGACTGaagatgccgacacgcttcgctggTTTTTCGAAGAGTTCAAAGATTTGAATCCCAGTTGGAACTCAGTGAGGGTGACCATGGCGGACAAAGATGTGAAGGAACGACCGGTAATAAGAGAACTATTTCCATCCTCGGCACTCCATATATGTGCTTTCCATGTCCTGCAAGCATTCCGCAGAGAAGTAAGTGTGCAGAAATTGGGAATCACAAAAGCTGAACAAGACACTGCTCTGGACCTATTGCAGCAAATGGTCTATGCAAAAAATAAAGACCAATATGATGAGCTTTTTGCCTTGCTGCAGCAAACAGCAGCAAAGGGAGTAGTGGAATATTTCACTACCAACTGGCATGCCATTCATACAGAATGGACAATGGGATCAAAGTGGTTGTGCGGCAACTTTTTCAACTCCACGAACAACCGAGCAGAGTGCTTAAACTCTAAGCTAAAGCAGATTGTAGAGCGCTTTAGTTCTCTGGAATTGTTTGTTGAGCGATTCTTCGCCTTGATCAACACTCAGCGAAATGAGAAAGCTCACAAAGCAGCTGTTATGCTGCAAAAGAAGATAGTAATACCAAATGGCGATGAAGCAGCCAAATTGTACGCCGCCCTGCTGACTCCCTATGCATTTCGTCATTTAAATGAAGAGCTACAAGCATCCATGACTGCGACAGAaaaaatcaattctgctattACTGATGGCAAGATTTGTACAACTGAAGATTGTTCGTGTGCCTTCAGGAAATCAATGCTGTTGACCTGTCGACACATTTTCGTTGTACGAACGGCATCCAACATGCCCAAGTACGATAAAGGACTATGTGCTGAGCGCTGGTTTTTAGATACTTATGTAGCCAATATCCAACTAAGAAAGAGTGATATGTGCAGTGACGTAGAGCATGTGCAAGTAAGCACccacagcaatgaaaaaaaaattgtcagcacATCAAAAGTTCAAAAAAGCAGCTGGCGTTGCATCGAAGCTTGCAAGTATGCCATCAGAATGCTCCACGGAAATGTTCCAAGGAGAGGCTGGCTCTCCTAGAGACAATTCTCGACCATTGGAGAAATGGCTCTAAAGTTCATGTTACTGCACATGAGCCTGCACATCACTTGACAGCTGCAGTTGCAGCTGAAAGTGCAAACTCGGAAGGTTTTCCGGGGTCTGCTGCGGATGTACAGAGCAATGCTGATCAGAATTTACTGTGCAGAGCCTCGGAAGAGGCGAAACATCACCAGGAGCTCTCGGAAGCAAGCACTAAAGTCAGCGAGCATTCAAGCAGCCAACACTGCAATAGACAAGATGAAGCCAGCACAGATGAGAATTCTTTGTCGCAGCCTTCTGACCTTCAAAATATCAAAGTGCCAGTTGCTATGAGAAAATGTGGTCGTCCTAAAGGTCATGTGCTAACAGTTATTGGCCTTCCAAAAAAACGCAAGAGAACGGCAAGTCTTGGACCATTCTCTGAGCTTacaatgagagagaaaaagctagcCGTGCTCAGTTAGCTGGTGGGGAAGCGGCAAGCATCAGATGCTATCAAAGGCAAACTACTTGACGAAGAATGTGTGGAAGCAAGGCCTGAAGACATACACGACGGCATTCGAGATAAAATGGTTGACATTAACCTAGTACGGCGTTTTTTCACAGATGATGCTTGGAAAGCTGTGCTAATGGTCCTTAGTGTAAAAAAGGACGAGGAGTGGAAGTGCACAAAATGCAAAACAAAACTAGATAACCATGATGCAGTATCGTGTGACTGGTGCTTATTATGGTACCACCTTCCATGTGTTGGTGTAAAACAGAAACCCAAGACAAAACTGGAAATGTGGCTCGTGTACAACCACTGCTACAACGCAGTAGCACGTTGCCTTTGTGAAAAAAGCAGCACCTCCATATACAGGGTGTcgcacataacttgagccaagaattcgaaagtgaaaggcacttaggaggcgaattgaacctaacacatactactcgcactagcctgtagataTTCACAAGCTggtgagtacctacaggctagacCCCCTGATTAAAGA
The sequence above is drawn from the Rhipicephalus microplus isolate Deutch F79 chromosome 3, USDA_Rmic, whole genome shotgun sequence genome and encodes:
- the LOC142803152 gene encoding uncharacterized protein LOC142803152 codes for the protein MQEAEDGKVQLAVGDRFGTFEDLEACISRFSAENCVQLWKRDARTIAAAKNRVGKLASKMSESLKYYQLRYCCIHGGAKFISTNKGARKSSTFKRDCSFNIYIAAEKEGKFLEVRSLDLTHNHPVDQELFRHLPQQRRLAPELQNKARELMKMKAHKMMVREQMEKESGSAVLLKDLSNIAAKHRLLQPRNDLPEVVRMLQEKHNATLQLQLKVQTRKVFRGLLRMYRAMLIRIYCAEPRKRRNITRSSRKQALKSASIQAANTAIDKMKPAQMRILCRSLLTFKISKCQLL